The stretch of DNA GCTCAAGGCCTTTGATAATTTCTTTGTCGACCAAATCGGCAAAGCTATTGAGCGCCAGCGAAGTTTCCGACTCGCCGCCATGCCCTTCGCGATCGGCGCGCGGGCTCTGGTAGAACTGGCGCACGCCGTCGCGATAACAAGCCGTGGTCATCACCGGATCGTGAGCAAAGCCGACGCACAGCACCTGCGCGTTGATATTTTCCGTTAGAATCCCACGCGCGTCGTCTAAAGCTTTCATATGATGCAGATCGCGATGACCGTTGAGAATCACCAAGCGATGCAAGCCATGGCGGAAAAGCGAACGGCCGATCTCGACGACCATGGAGCGCAGAGTCTCCGGCTCCAACGACAAGGTGCCGGGAAAATCTATCGCGGCTCGCGCCACGCCGTAGTTGATCGTCGGCGCAATGACGACTTCGTAACCCGCTTCTTCCAAATGCGGCGCCGCCGACGCTGTGTAAATCTCCGCCGCGAAGGAATCCAGGCCGAGCGGCAAATGCGCGCCATGTTCCTCAACGACACCGACGGGAAGAATCGTTAGCGCCCGGCCGCCCTCGGCTATGCGTTTTACTTGAGGGAAAGCCATTTCCGCTAGTCGTTTCATACTGCGCTCCTCGTAAACAGGTTGTTGCCACGCTACGGCCACCGTCATACAACGGGAGAAAGTCGCGAACAACCGGAAAATCTCATTGACGAAAGAATCCGCCGGCGGCTAATGTACCCTGACATTCAGTTCAACATGGAGTTCTTCGGCCGACCCTTCGACGAAACGAATCTCTTCGAGATCGCGTCCGCCTATGAAGCAAAAACCAAACACCGAAAGCCGCCGAAAGCCTTCGGTCCGCTAAAGGGCGAGCCGTAGGGTTCACATCGAAAATGGCTAGTCATCGCGCGACTCGCGCTATTGCACGAAGAGCTTTTTGATCTGTGCCATGACTTCGGGTGACTGGGTCATCACATCCTTGGCTATTTTTTGCAGTTGCTCGCCGCGCGCTGGGGTGATTTCAACTCGCTGCTTTTTCGCTTCGGCGATGAGGTCCGGGTCTTTGGCGGCTTTTTCAAAGGCGAGGCGCAGCGCTTGCACGCGTTCCGCTGGCGTTCCCGGCGCCACCATGAACGGCCGCGCCCACTCGGCGCCCTGGTTCATGGCCGCGGCAACCCGCCGGTTGGTCGGCGCGGTTTTGAATTCGTCCATTAACTCGTAAATCGTCGGCGCGTCGGGCAAGCGGGCATCGCGTTTGTGACCACCCTGGGCCAACATGCGCACGAATTTATTCTTGTACCAACCGACATATTGATCGCGCGCGAAATAGGTCGCGATGGTCAGCCCCATGCAGTTGATCTCGCCCCGCTCCAAAGCCAAACCGATCTCGCTGCTGCCAGGATAGCCGAGAACATGTTCGATCTTTGCGCCGATGGTTTCGCTCAACAATTTCGACATCACGTAATCCGCGCTACCAGCTCCGGTGGAACCGCATTTGGGCGGCTCGCTGGCGCGAATCACATCGGCCATGGACTTGAACGGTGAGTCGCTGCGCACGAAGATGATCATGTCGTCGTTCTCTAGGGAGCCGATCCACTGGAAACGAGTCAAGTCGAACTTGACTTCCTTGTGACCGGCCAATTGACTCAAGTAAACATTGTTGTGCGGCGCTAAAATCGTCAAACCGTCGGCTTTGGCCACGCCCCAAACATAATTGGCCGCGATCACGGAACTGGCGCCGGGCATGTTTTGCACCAGCACGTCGGGATTACCGGGAATGTATTTGCCGATATAGCGGCTCACCCAGCGCGCCGCGCGGTCGTAGCCACCACCGGAACTGAGTCCGACGACGATACGCACCGCCTTGCCCTTGTAGAATGGGCCGGGAGAATCTTGCGCGGCCAGAGAAACGCCAGCCGCGAAACTGCTGACGGCCAACGCCAACACCAATGCCTTGATCGAATAACTCATCGTTTTCCTGTCGGTCTAGCGAAACATCTCGCGAAACTTCTTACCCCAACTCTCCATATCATCGTTGGTCGGCAGCTTCATGGTGACGATCTGCTCGTCCTTCACCTCTTTTTTGAATTTGTGATCGACCTCGGGGTGAAAAACATATTCGCCGGTCTCGCCGACCATGCGCTGCACCTCAGCGCCGAGAAAGAAATCGGTGAACAACTTGGCAGCACTCGGATGGCGCGATTGCTTGTTGATGGCGATGAATCCCACCGACGCGAGATACTTGTTCATGCGCACATACTCGATGGGGCCGGGATATTGAAACTTGTCTTTGATGTAGCCGATGAACAGTGGGATCTCGCCGCTGGTCATCGGTTGAATCAGATCCGCCACGCTGCGGCCGATGCGCGGCTCCTGCTTCGCCCAACCTTCGACGAGCTTGAGCCAGTTGGGGCCGTAAAACTTGTCGAGGCTCAAGACGAATTGCAGCGTAGTGACGTGAATACCGGGATTGGCGAGGCCGAACTTGCCCTTCCACTTCGGTTGTAACAGTTCGTCATAGGATTTCGGCGTCTCATCCGCTTTCAACATCTGATAGTTGTAATTGATGCCGAAGGGCAGCACGCGCCACGCGGTCATGCGGATGTCGGGATCGCGAAACTGTTTGGGATAATTTTTCGCCGCCGGTGGGTCGAAGACGCCGAGAATGCTTTTTTCGTCGAGCGCCTGCATCACCGCTTCGTTGCCAAGATTGACATCGAAGAGCGGCTTGCCGGCGCGCGCCTCGGTGATCACGCGGTTGACGATCTCGGTGGCGTCGCCGCGCCAGTGCCTGACCGGAATGCCGTATTTCTTTTCGAACAGATCGCCGATGCGCTTGGAGATGCTGACCGTCATCGCACCGTAGAAGACCACTTCGCCGTCCTTTTTCGCCGCTTCAATCAATTGCGGCGTGATCTGGCCTTGGCTGGAAACTGGCAAGATCGTCTGCGCCAGTAACAACAACATCGCAATCATCAGCTTCATCATGGTCCACTCCTTGGGACTAATGCATCGCAGTTCTACCGCCCTTCGCCGGCACAGTCAAAAGCAAATCACAGTTGCTTGACTCCGGCGGCGATCTAGTTCAACTCATGAGAGAAGTAATTTTTCTCGCCAAGCCATATTCGCCCAACATCGTGAACCCACCGCAAGCAACGACAGATCATTCCAAGCGCAATCTCGCCGCCTTCGGCGTTATGCTGGTGATTTTCCTATTCGCCATCGACGCCACCATCGTCAGCACGTCCATGCCGACCATCGTCGCCCGCCTCGGCGGCTTGGAACTCTACGGCTGGGTGTTTTCGATCTACATGCTGACTTCGGCGCTCACCACGCCGATCTTCGGCAAGCTCGCCGATCTGTTTAGCAAGCGCCGCCTTATGCTCATCGGCATCGCTATCTTTCTCATCGGCTCGACCTTGTGCGGCGCGGCCCAGAGCATGGAAGCAATGATCGTCTTTCGCGCCATCCAAGGACTCGGCGGCGGCGCGATCTACGCGCTCTCGTTCATCGTCGTCGGCGTAATATTTCCCGCCGACCAGCGGGCGAAAATGCAGGGCATCATCAGCGGCATCTGGGGCGTGGCAGCGATCCTCGGCCCGCTCGCCGGCGGCGTCATCGTCGAGCACTGGAGCTGGCGCTGGATTTTTTTCGTCAACCTGCCTCTGGTCGCCGTCGCCACGGCGTTTATCCTCATCGGCCTCAAAGAAGAGCGCGCCGAGAAACGCCAACCCAAGCTCGACATCGCCGGTGCCCTCACTTTGCTGCTTGGCCTGCTGTTGATATTTTATGCGCTCGCGCAAAGCGGCCACGGCCAGCGCGCCCTCAGCACCGAAATAATAAGTTTGATCGGCGCCGGCATGATCGTCTTGATCATTTTTTATTTCGTTGAACGGCGCGCCGCCGAACCGCTCATCCCCCTCGATCTTTTCGCCATTCGGCTCTACCAAGCGTCCACCGCCGTGGCGATGCTCAGCGCCATGGGTGTGTTCGGCGCGATCAGCTATTTACCGCTCTACCTGCAAGGCGTGCTCGGCTTCGCCGCCTCCCGCGCCGGCCTGGTGGTGCTGGTGCTCAGCAGCTTTTGGACCGTCGGTAGTCTCATCGCCGGCCGCTGCACTAACAATCTCGGTTATCGCGCGGTCGCGGCCATGGGCATGGCGCTACTCAGCTTCGGCTATCTGCTCTTCGTCGTGCCGCTGTTCGGCAGCGGGGTGATCACGGCAATAGTGAGCGCCGCCGCCATCGGCGCCGGCATGGGCATGGCCAATCTCACGACCTTGGTGGCGGCGCAAAGCGCGGTGGAACCAAGGCGCATCGGTGTCGCCACTTCGACGATCATGTTGTTTCGCACCTTCGGCGCCGCTTTCGTGGTCAGCGTCATGGGCACGGTGATGCTCGGCCACATGCAACAAGCGCTCATGCGATTGCGCGCGGCGAATTTAGAAGTCGCTCCAGCACTGTGGGACAAACTCGCCAATCCGCAAAATCTTCTCGAACCAACCACCCGCGGCCAAATTCCCGCCGAGCTGCTGCCGAGCTTGATCGCCAGCCTCGACGACGCCTTACGGTACGCCTTCCTCATCGGCGCGCTGCTCATGCTGCTCGGCATCGTCGCGAGTTTTTTCATGGCGAACCACAAACCGGCACGATCGTCCGCGCAGAAACAATGATTCCATTTCAAAATTTTGCGTAGGGGCGACCGGCGGTCGCCCTTTTCGAATCCAACAATTCGATTTGACAGCACGCGCCGCGAACCTGTAAACCAAATCATCAAGTCTGGATGAATCAACTATTATGAGCGAACCCACCACCGCCGCCGAAACAACTTTGGCCAACGCCGCACCCACATTGGAAGCGACGATTCACCAAAAACGCGTCGCTCTCGGCTTGATCAGCAGCTGCCATGCTTTGAATCATCTGCAATACAGCATCACCTCGGTGATGT from Deltaproteobacteria bacterium encodes:
- a CDS encoding creatininase family protein, whose amino-acid sequence is MTVAVAWQQPVYEERSMKRLAEMAFPQVKRIAEGGRALTILPVGVVEEHGAHLPLGLDSFAAEIYTASAAPHLEEAGYEVVIAPTINYGVARAAIDFPGTLSLEPETLRSMVVEIGRSLFRHGLHRLVILNGHRDLHHMKALDDARGILTENINAQVLCVGFAHDPVMTTACYRDGVRQFYQSPRADREGHGGESETSLALNSFADLVDKEIIKGLEPNFDYDVEAFRNETKDYGSLSDGRGYFGSPRAATAATGEKLVAIRGGNIARVILKEWGRP
- a CDS encoding extracellular solute-binding protein; this translates as MMKLMIAMLLLLAQTILPVSSQGQITPQLIEAAKKDGEVVFYGAMTVSISKRIGDLFEKKYGIPVRHWRGDATEIVNRVITEARAGKPLFDVNLGNEAVMQALDEKSILGVFDPPAAKNYPKQFRDPDIRMTAWRVLPFGINYNYQMLKADETPKSYDELLQPKWKGKFGLANPGIHVTTLQFVLSLDKFYGPNWLKLVEGWAKQEPRIGRSVADLIQPMTSGEIPLFIGYIKDKFQYPGPIEYVRMNKYLASVGFIAINKQSRHPSAAKLFTDFFLGAEVQRMVGETGEYVFHPEVDHKFKKEVKDEQIVTMKLPTNDDMESWGKKFREMFR
- a CDS encoding MFS transporter, coding for MREVIFLAKPYSPNIVNPPQATTDHSKRNLAAFGVMLVIFLFAIDATIVSTSMPTIVARLGGLELYGWVFSIYMLTSALTTPIFGKLADLFSKRRLMLIGIAIFLIGSTLCGAAQSMEAMIVFRAIQGLGGGAIYALSFIVVGVIFPADQRAKMQGIISGIWGVAAILGPLAGGVIVEHWSWRWIFFVNLPLVAVATAFILIGLKEERAEKRQPKLDIAGALTLLLGLLLIFYALAQSGHGQRALSTEIISLIGAGMIVLIIFYFVERRAAEPLIPLDLFAIRLYQASTAVAMLSAMGVFGAISYLPLYLQGVLGFAASRAGLVVLVLSSFWTVGSLIAGRCTNNLGYRAVAAMGMALLSFGYLLFVVPLFGSGVITAIVSAAAIGAGMGMANLTTLVAAQSAVEPRRIGVATSTIMLFRTFGAAFVVSVMGTVMLGHMQQALMRLRAANLEVAPALWDKLANPQNLLEPTTRGQIPAELLPSLIASLDDALRYAFLIGALLMLLGIVASFFMANHKPARSSAQKQ